The following proteins are encoded in a genomic region of Coffea eugenioides isolate CCC68of chromosome 6, Ceug_1.0, whole genome shotgun sequence:
- the LOC113774983 gene encoding protein PHOTOPERIOD-INDEPENDENT EARLY FLOWERING 1 isoform X2, translating into MASKGPRSKLDHETRARRQKALEAPKEPRRPKTHWDHVLEEMVWLSKDFESERKWKLAQAKKVAIRASKGMLEQATRGEKRVKEEEHRLKKVALNISKDVKKFWLKIEKLVLYKHQLELDEKKKKALDKQLEFLLGQTERYSTMLAENLVSSPGHCKLDSSSPQERMRIEYKEGDYDRGSAEPNIESQSNGPDIDGDYDMDSEDESEDDEHTIEQDEALITKEEREEELAALQDEIDLPLEELLKRYEERVSRKASPEQTAVATGANGPVENGKENEIGTVSANGRSSSPVSPGRRCVGSNGFLHNSNNHFLDVQVHRVRTPNKFQDWEKQCILDDYSDEQDDEDFDIGTGEEKDDFMDDETTLLEEEELAKAEPNDAPNEIALLQKESEIPIEDLLARYKKDWDSEKDEHDDTGSEYASASENFMDSPEPKDRELKELKVSLNREDNFSAFQPAACSEVEEPETEYVAKAGEEGESADIIADAAAAARSAQPTGNTFSTTKVRTKFPFLLKYPLREYQHIGLDWLVTMYEKKLNGILADEMGLGKTIMTIALLAHLACEKGIWGPHLIVVPTSVMLNWETEFLKWCPAFKILTYFGSAKERRIKRQGWLKPNSFHVCITTYRLVIQDAKVFKRKKWKYLILDEAHLIKNWKSQRWQTLLNFNSKRRILLTGTPLQNDLMELWSLMHFLMPHIFQSHQEFKDWFSNPISGMVEGQEKVNKEVVDRLHNVLRPFILRRLKRDVEKQLPMKYEHVIYCRLSKRQRNLYEDFIASSETQATLASSNFFGMISVIMQLRKVCNHPDLFEGRPIVSSFDMTGIDLQLSSSVCAMLTPRPFSTVDLGDLGLSFTHLDNCMSSWESEDIQAIATPSSLIEGRVNQVCGEVGHAYKHKKFHGMNIFEEIQKALTKERQREAKERAASIAWWNSLRCRRKPIYSTGLQELVTIKNPVYAIHDQKSNPLSYSYSSKLADIVLSPVERFHKMVDQVESFMFAIPAARAPTPDCWCSKGGSSVFIQPTFKERCSEVLSPLLTPLRPAVVRRQVYFPDRRLIQFDCGKLQELALLLRRLKLEGHRALIFTQMTKMLDVLEAFINLYGYTYMRLDGSTQPEERQTLMQRFNTNPKIFLFILSTRSGGVGINLVGADTVIFYDSDWNPAMDQQAQDRCHRIGQTREVHIYRLISESTIEENILKKANQKRVLDDLVIQSGGYNTEFFKKLDPMELFTGHQKISVENEQKEDNCNESSEVPLSNADVEAALKYAEDEADYMALKKVEQEEAVENQEFTEEAIGRLEEEEFGNEEDLKTDEPAEHDGQVTASNKDSVAALNVEGPVEGGSITFAGKEDDFDMLADVKEMAAAAAASGQTILSFENQLRPIDRYAIRFMELWDPIIDKTATQSQVQFEEKEWELDRIEKLKEDMEADIEDDEEPFVYESWDADFATEVYRQQVEALTQHQLMEELEAEAKEKELAEYGYSDSVRNQISTVRKPKSKKKTKKAKFKSLKKGALASEFKAVKEESAMELMSIDGESLYDDEMTSSGDVSPCRRLEKKRKQAPWVDEERSTKKSKKFKKAPEMCSSVLDSNMLGKLQNDTKYSRQCESRVVDVELKSVSRSKIGKKVSIIPMPVKRVMTIRPEKLKKKGNMWPKDCFPVPDFWSPQEDAILCAAVHEYGANWSLVSEMLYGMSTGGLYRGRYRYPVHCCERFRELIQRYVLTSTDPVNNDKASNTGSGKGLLKVTEDHTRMLLDVASQFSDAEPLIQKHFFALLSSVWRFSSLKTNRHNLAPSQNASSSYRKAVTSPLNVVSRDFSGESLESMKFTNSFASGKLVAAALCDDHTAKKDDNVPISKQRDEASVVSERLDVTLQLLGGEHDTTLNLPSVVNLSILGRETPPSSKTIGQENHLKPFQDLAENRFRAASRACLEDSFGWATLAFPVGDAKSRTPMKVQSLGKHKLLVSDSNKSSRSKLRKTTTESSDARSFAADPVLHPVLSDFCVKDDVVSTSSAEIGMADLCVSSPFNINPELPMATDSSDMVAHDYVPGFISGLDDYLILPEFTDIG; encoded by the exons ATGGCCTCCAAAGGTCCCAGGTCTAAGCTTGACCATGAAACGCGAGCCAGGCGGCAGAAA GCGCTTGAAGCTCCAAAAGAACCTCGGCGTCCTAAAACACATTGGGATCATGTTTTGGAGGAGATGGTTTGGTTGTCAAAG GACTTTGAGTCAGAGAGAAAGTGGAAATTGGCACAGGCAAAGAAGGTTGCAATCAGAGCCAGCAAGGGTATGTTGGAGCAGGCTACAAGAGGAGAGAAGAGAGTGAAG GAAGAAGAGCATAGGTTGAAAAAAGTTGCACTCAACATTTCTAAAGACGTGaagaaattttggttgaaaatagAGAAGCTG GTTCTTTACAAGCATCAGTTGGAGCTTgatgagaagaagaaaaaggcaCTTGATAAACAACTTGAGTTCCTCCTTGGGCAAACCGAAAG GTACTCAACAATGCTGGCAGAGAACCTTGTTAGCTCTCCAGGTCATTGCAAATTGGACTCGAGTTCACCGCAAGAACGAATGAGGATCGAGTACAAAGAAGGTGACTATGACAGGGGAAGTGCTGAACCGAATATTG AATCTCAATCAAATGGACCAGATATAGATGGGGATTATGATATGGACTCTGAGGATGAATCG GAAGATGATGAGCATACTATTGAGCAGGATGAGGCTCTCATAACCaaagaagaaagggaagaagaaTTAGCAGCTTTACAAGATGAAATAGATCTTCCTCTGGAGGAGCTTCTTAAACGCTATGAGGAGAGAG TCAGCAGAAAAGCTAGTCCAGAGCAAACCGCTGTTGCTACTGGAGCTAATGGGCCAGTTGAAAATG GCAAAGAGAACGAAATTGGTACTGTGTCAGCAAATGGTAGAAGCAGCTCACCAGTATCTCCTGGTCGTCGTTGT GTTGGGAGTAATGGCTTTTTACACAATTCCAACAATCACTTTTTGGATGTTCAAGTGCACAGAGTAAGAACTCCAAATAAATTTCAAGACTGGGAGAAACAGTGCATTTTGGATGATTATAGTGATGAACAG GATGATGAAGATTTTGACATTGGTACAGGAGAGGAAAAAGACGATTTTATG GATGATGAGACAACCCTGTTAGAAGAGGAAGAACTAGCCAAGGCGGAACCCAATGATGCCCCAAATGAG ATTGCGCTATTGCAGAAAGAGAGTGAAATTCCTATAGAAGATCTGCTTGCAAGGTATAAAAAG GACTGGGACTCTGAGAAAGATGAGCATGATGACACTGGATCTGAATATGCTTCTGCTTCTGAGAATTTTATGGATTCACCTGAACCCAAGGATCGTGAGTTGAAGGAGCTTAAAGTATCTTTAAACAGAGAAGATAATTTTAGTGCATTTCAGCCTGCTGCTTGCTCTGAGGTAGAAGAACCAGAAACTGAATATGTAGCAAAAGCTGGAGAAGAGGGCGAAAGTGCAGACATAATTGCTGATGCAGCTGCTGCTGCTAGATCGGCACAACCCACGGGTAATACATTCTCAACAACGAAAGTGCGTACgaaattcccttttcttctcaagTATCCTCTTCGTGAGTATCAACATATTGGCTTGGACTGGCTTGTTACCATGTATGAGAAGAAACTTAATGGGATTTTGGCTGATGAGATGGGCTTGGGAAAGACTATTATGACAATTGCTCTGCTAGCTCACCTAGCATGTGAGAAGGGGATATGGGGCCCTCATCTCATTGTTGTTCCAACTAGCGTCATGCTCAATTGGGAAACGGAGTTTCTTAAATGGTGTCCTGCTTTCAAAATATTGACGTATTTTGGAAGTGCTAAAGAGCGAAGAATAAAGAGGCAAGGGTGGttaaaaccaaattcttttcaTGTTTGTATAACAACTTACAGACTTGTTATACAGGACGCTAAAGTTTTCAAGCGGAAGAAGTGGAAATACTTGATTTTAGATGAAGCTCATCTGATAAAAAATTGGAAGTCACAAAGATGGCAGACGCTTTTGAATTTCAACTCAAAACGGCGCATTCTTTTAACTGGTACCCCCTTGCAGAATGATCTTATGGAATTATGGTCTTTAATGCATTTCTTGATGCCCCACATTTTTCAATCTCATCAAGAATTTAAGGACTGGTTTAGTAATCCCATATCTGGGATGGTTGAGGGACAAGAAAAAGTTAATAAAGAGGTTGTCGATCGGTTGCACAATGTTCTTCGACCCTTTATATTACGTCGGTTGAAGAGGGATGTAGAGAAGCAGCTTCCAATGAAGTATGAACATGTCATCTATTGTAGACTGTCAAAGAGGCAGCGGAACTTGTATGAGGATTTCATTGCTAGCTCAGAGACCCAAGCAACCCTTGCTAGTTCAAATTTTTTTGGGATGATTAGTGTCATAATGCAACTTCGCAAAGTTTGCAACCATCCTGATTTATTTGAAGGCCGTCCAATTGTCAGTTCCTTTGATATGACTGGCATTGATCTGCAGTTAAGCTCATCTGTTTGTGCAATGCTTACACCTCGCCCATTTTCCACGGTGGACCTTGGTGATTTAGGGCTTTCATTTACACATCTGGATAACTGCATGTCATCTTGGGAGAGTGAAGATATTCAAGCTATTGCTACCCCCTCAAGCTTGATTGAGGGTCGTGTTAACCAAGTTTGTGGAGAAGTTGGGCATGCTTATAAGCATAAGAAGTTTCATGGGATGAACATTTTTGAGGAGATCCAGAAGGCACTTACGAAGGAGAGACAGAGAGAAGCAAAGGAGCGGGCAGCATCTATTGCTTGGTGGAATTCTTTAAGGTGCAGGAGGAAACCTATTTACTCAACAGGTTTACAGGAACTTGTCACCATAAAAAATCCTGTCTATGCAATTCATGATCAGAAGTCTAATCCCTTGTCTTACTCATATTCATCGAAGCTGGCTGACATTGTACTATCACCTGTTGAACGATTTCATAAAATGGTTGATCAGGTGGAGAGTTTCATGTTTGCTATCCCTGCTGCCCGTGCACCAACCCCAGATTGCTGGTGCAGTAAAGGTGGAAGTTCTGTGTTTATTCAACCGACTTTCAAGGAAAGATGCTCGGAGGTTCTGTCTCCTCTTCTCACTCCTTTGCGGCCTGCAGTTGTCCGAAGGCAAGTCTATTTCCCTGATAGACGTCTTATACAGTTTGACTGTGGCAAGTTGCAGGAGCTTGCACTTTTGCTTAGGCGTCTAAAATTAGAAGGTCACAGGGCATTAATTTTTACCCAGATGACAAAGATGCTTGATGTTTTGGAGGCTTTCATTAACTTGTATGGTTACACATACATGCGTTTAGATGGCTCTACTCAGCCAGAAGAGAGGCAAACATTGATGCAGCGGTTCAAcactaatccaaaaattttcctcttcattttatCAACCCGTAGTGGTGGTGTCGGCATTAACTTAGTCGGGGCAGATACAGTTATCTTTTATGATAGCGACTGGAATCCTGCTATGGATCAACAGGCTCAAGATCGTTGTCATAGAATAGGACAGACACGTGAAGTACACATATATCGGTTAATCAGCGAGAGCACCATTGAAGAAAATATATTAAAGAAGGCAAATCAGAAACGTGTTCTCGATGATTTGGTTATCCAGAGTGGGGGTTATAacactgaattttttaaaaagctGGATCCAATGGAACTGTTTACTGGCCATCAAAAAATTTCAGTAGAGAACGAGCAAAAGGAGGACAATTGCAATGAAAGTTCTGAGGTTCCTCTCTCTAATGCTGATGTTGAGGCAGCTCTGAAATATGCTGAAGATGAAGCAGACTACATGGCACTGAAGAAGGTTGAACAGGAAGAGGCTGTGGAGAATCAAGAATTTACTGAAGAAGCTATTGGGAGAttggaagaagaagaatttGGCAATGAGGAGGACCTAAAGACTGATGAGCCTGCTGAGCATGATGGCCAGGTTACGGCATCAAATAAAGACAGTGTGGCAGCATTGAATGTTGAAGGACCAGTTGAAGGTGGATCCATCACCTTTGCTGGTAAGGAAGATGATTTTGATATGCTCGCTGATGTCAAAGAGATGGCTGCAGCTGCTGCTGCATCAGGACAAACAATTTTGTCCTTTGAGAATCAGCTACGTCCAATTGACCGCTATGCAATACGCTTTATGGAGTTGTGGGACCCAATCATAGATAAGACAGCAACACAATCACAAGTGCAGTTTGAGGAAAAGGAGTGGGAGCTGGATCGCATTGAAAAGTTGAAGGAAGACATGGAAGCTGATATTGAGGATGATGAAGAACCTTTTGTATATGAAA GTTGGGATGCTGATTTTGCAACTGAGGTGTATCGTCAGCAAGTTGAGGCTTTGACCCAGCATCAG TTGATGGAAGAACTGGAAGCTGAAGCTAAAGAGAAGGAACTTGCAGAATATGGGTATTCTGATTCCGTGAG AAATCAGATATCAACTGTTCGTAAACCCAAGTcaaagaaaaagacaaagaaaGCCAAGTTCAAATCTCTGAAGAAAGGAGCTTTAGCTTCTGAGTTCAAAGCCGTTAAGGAGGAGTCAGCGATGGAACTGATGTCTATTGATGGAGAATCTCTGTATGATGATGAAATGACTTCCTCTGGTGATGTGTCTCCGTGTCGAAGGCTGGAGAAGAAACGTAAACAAGCACCATGGGTTGATGAAGAGAGAAGCACAAAGAAGTCCAAGAAGTTTAAGAAGGCTCCTGAGATGTGCTCCTCTGTTTTAGACTCCAACATGCTGGGAAAGCTGCAGAATGATACCAAATATTCTAGGCAATGTGAGAGTAGAGTAGTTGATGTTGAACTTAAGTCTGTGAGCAGGAGTAAGATCGGAAAGAAAGTTTCAATCATCCCTATGCCTGTGAAGCGGGTTATGACCATTAGACCAGAGAAACTTAAGAAGAAAGGGAATATGTGGCCCAAAGATTGTTTTCCTGTCCCTGATTTTTGGTCGCCTCAGGAGGATGCTATTCTATGTGCTGCTGTGCATGAGTATGGTGCAAATTGGAGCTTGGTGAGTGAAATGCTGTATGGTATGTCTACTGGTGGGCTTTATCGTGGCAGGTACCGATATCCTGTCCACTGTTGTGAGAGGTTCAGGGAGCTTATTCAAAGATATGTTTTGACTAGCACTGATCCTGTGAACAATGACAAAGCCAGCAATACTGGCTCTGGGAAGGGTCTTCTTAAAGTAACTGAG GACCATACCAGGATGTTGCTAGATGTTGCTTCTCAGTTTTCTGATGCTGAACCTCTTATTCAAAAGCATTTTTTTGCCCTTCTTTCTTCTGTATGGAGGTTTTCATCTCTTAAGACTAACAGACACAACCTTGCACCTTCTCAAAATGCCTCCTCTTCTTATCGAAAGGCAGTCACCTCTCCGTTGAACGTCGTCTCCAGGGATTTCAGTGGAGAATCGTTGGAGTCGATGAAATTCACCAATTCTTTTGCATCTGGTAAGTTAGTAGCAGCTGCTCTCTGTGATGATCACACAGCTAAAAAGGATGACAATGTTCCTATCTCCAAGCAGAGGGATGAAGCTTCTGTTGTTTCAGAGAGACTCGATGTTACGCTACAATTACTGGGTGGTGAGCATGATACAACATTAAACCTTCCATCTGTTGTAAATCTTTCGATACTTGGGCGTGAGACTCCACCATCTTCAAAAACCATTGGACAAGAAAATCATCTCAAACCTTTCCAGGATTTGGCAGAAAATCGGTTCAG AGCTGCATCTAGAGCTTGTCTTGAAGATAGTTTTGGTTGGGCTACTTTGGCTTTCCCTGTTGGGGATGCAAAGTCTCGAACTCCAATGAAAGTACAATCTCTGGGGAAACACAAGCTATTAGTTTCTGATTCAAATAAGTCGTCCAGATCAAAATTGAGAAAGACAACTACAGAATCTAGTGATGCCCGTAGTTTTGCAGCTGATCCAGTACTCCATCCAGTACTCAGTGATTTCTGTGTAAAAGATGATGTGGTATCAACCAGCAGCGCTGAAATTGGAATGGCTGACCTTTGTGTCAGTTCCCCCTTTAACATCAATCCTGAACTTCCAATGGCAACTGACAGCTCAGATATGGTTGCACATGACTATGTTCCTGGGTTCATTTCTGGGTTGGATGATTATTTGATATTGCCAGAATTTACAGATATTGGCTAA